TCGGCGCCGTCGGTCCAGGCGGCGGCCTGCGGCAGGTGGCTGAGGATGGTCTCGGTGGGGCTCATGTAGCTGAAGGCGGAGGCCCGGTCCTGATCGACGCTGAGGACGATGCCGATGACCCGGTCGGTGGCGTGGTCGACGACCCCGCCGCCGCTGAAGCCGGGGGCGGCCAGCTCGCCGGGGGTCTGCGGGCGCAGCTGCACCTGGTTGTCCCGGCCGCGGGCGGCGACCAGGGTGGCGCCGTGCCAGCGTCCGCCGTCGTCGCCGTCCGGGAAGCCGTACATGCTCACCGGGCCGTGCGGCGAGGCGAGCCGGTACAGGCGGGTGGGGTGCCCGGCGGGCCGCGGCTCGGCCAGCCGCAGCAGGGCCAGGTCGCCGCTGCGGTCGCCGAAGGCGTCCTCGCGCTCGGGCACGTGCTCGTCCTCGCCGACGGTGGCGGCCGTACCGGGGACGCCGGGGACGCCGACGAAGTGGACGACGTAGGGGCGGCCGGGGCGGACCACGTGGGCCGCGGTGAGGACCCGGTCGGGGGCGAGCAGCACTCCGGCGCCCAGGACCCGTCCGCCCGGCTCTTCGATCCGGGCGATCCATGAGGGCGTGCGTAACGGCGATGTGACGGCTCGCTCCCCCGTGCGCGTCATGTCGACCGACGTTACTCGCCGTGGCGTGCCGTCACCACTGGTGTGCGCGGGTTTTCGGGACCGTTCGGCGCACACCGGCCCACAACCGGTCGAAGAAGCGCATCCCCTGAGCCATGCACGGCGTGCGGGGTCGGCGCGTGCCCCTTCGCCCCGCACCGGGCGGACCCCGCTCCCGCCGCGCAGCGCGCGCCCGGCGGGGCGCCCCGAGCGGGCCGCGGCCCGCGGCCGGACGGCGCAGGACCGGTGACGGGTCCTTGGGCCGACCAGGTGAGCCGGGGACGAACGCGCCGGCGGCCCCGGCCGGCTGTCTACGATCGTTCCGTGCCCCTCTTCACCCTCGAACGCACGGCCCCGCTCCCCGCCGGCGAGGCGTGGCGCCGGCTCACGGACTGGCCGCGGCACGCCGGCGTGGCCCCGCTGACCCGGATCACCGTGCTCACCCCGGGGCCGACCCGGGTGGGGACCCGGTTCGCCGCCCGCTCGGCCGTGGGTCCGCTGGGCTTCGACGACGTCATGGAGGTCACGGTGTGGCGCCCCCCGGCCGACGGCGGACCGGGGCTGTGCCGGTTGGACAAGCGCGGCCGGGTGATCCTGGGCTGGGCCGAGATCGAGGTCCGGCCGGGGCCCGGCGGCCGGACCCGCGTGGTGTGGCGGGAGGAGCTGCGGGTCCGCTTCCTGCCGGGCCTGTTCGACGGCGCCGTGGACCGGGCGTCCCGCGCGGTGTTCGGACGGGCGGTGACCCGGCTGCTCCGGCAGCCGTGAGGCACCGGGCCGGCACCGGCCCCCTGGCCGCTGGCCCCCGGCGGGACGGCCGGCGGTGCCTCAGTCGTTGCGGCCCGTCGCGGCGACCGTCACGCCCGGGCCGATCATCGCCAGTCCGCCCGCCCCGCCCACCGCGGACAGCCGCCGGGGCGAGCGGGCGAACCAGTCCCGGGCCGCGGAGGCCACCAGCCCCCAGGCGCTGTCGGAGACGACCGCGATGACGTTGAAGACCAGGCCGAGCAGCAGCGTCTGGAGGGGCACGCGCCCGCGGCCCGGGTCGGCGAACTGGGGCAGTACGGCGGCGAGGAACACGACCGTCTTGGGATTGGCGACCCCGACCGCGAACCCCTCCCCCAGGGTGCGCGGACCGCCGTGCGCCGGGCCGGCGGAGTCCGCGAGCGCGGCCCGCAGGGACCCGCGCCGCCGCCATGCCCCGGCGCCGAGGTGCACGAGGTGGGCGGCGCCCGCGAGCTTCAGGGCCGTGAAGAGGACGACCGAGCGCTCCACGGCCGGCCCGACGCCGAGGGACACGGCCACGACGAGCACGTAGGCGCCGAGGGCGTTGCCCACGACGGTGGTCAGCGCGGTCCGGCGGCCGTGCGCGAGC
This is a stretch of genomic DNA from Streptomyces sp. TG1A-8. It encodes these proteins:
- a CDS encoding SRPBCC family protein; this translates as MPLFTLERTAPLPAGEAWRRLTDWPRHAGVAPLTRITVLTPGPTRVGTRFAARSAVGPLGFDDVMEVTVWRPPADGGPGLCRLDKRGRVILGWAEIEVRPGPGGRTRVVWREELRVRFLPGLFDGAVDRASRAVFGRAVTRLLRQP
- a CDS encoding LysE family translocator, encoding MSTGRLPAFAAPSSLLIVVPGPGVLFVIGRALAHGRRTALTTVVGNALGAYVLVVAVSLGVGPAVERSVVLFTALKLAGAAHLVHLGAGAWRRRGSLRAALADSAGPAHGGPRTLGEGFAVGVANPKTVVFLAAVLPQFADPGRGRVPLQTLLLGLVFNVIAVVSDSAWGLVASAARDWFARSPRRLSAVGGAGGLAMIGPGVTVAATGRND